The Gammaproteobacteria bacterium genome includes the window CGCCATTACGAATGATGTTTTGTTGTCGTCGTAGTAAGGGTTTGTTCTGAGTGAACCAATAGACCTACCCTATGAAACCTGGTAATTTCACCTATATACCCTTAAGAAAAGGATAGCCGTTACCAATAATGATGGCAAAGTTAAAATAGCGCTATTAAGTAACGTAATCGAACCATGTTTACCCATCCCGATATTTTGTTCCCCATATCCATTGATAAGGAATGAGGTTGATAATGTCTGAATATCCTTCTGAGAAGATTTCCCCAATGGGAAAATCGATATCCGTCCGAAAAATGCTATTGATATTTACCATTACCATTACTTTATTGCTTGGAATTGGTAATTTGATTGTTTGGGAAAAAAATAGTGTAGCTCTGCAAATTGCTGAAAATGAAAAACAACAATTGCTGGATGCACTGCTTGCCTTTAAGGAAGTTCGTTATTATATTGTACAAATTCAACAATTTCTTACTGACGCCTCGGTGGTTGGCGAGGAAGATTATAGTGAATCACGGCCACAATATGATGCAGCTAAAGCGGTAATTGTCAACCTCAATAAATTGTTACCCACCATGGTGGATGTGCTCGGCGATCTGGATCATTCTGTGGATATTCTTTATACAACCGGAATACGTATGGTCAAGGCCTATGTTTATCAGGGACGCGAGGCTGGAAACCTGATTATGAAAGATCCAAAGGATGGCTTTGATGTCGCTACGGCAAACCTCGATCACTACCTTGAGCATTTGGCGCGGACGATTAACACGCAATTGGACGCCGCGACCAAGAAAAAACAGCAAACCGTATCGAGAATATTCAAGAGTAATGCCTTTTTGGCAATTCTGAGCCTGTTGATTATTACCGTATCCAATTTTTTCCTGGCGCGGTTGCTGATGCGCTTGCTGGGTGGCGAGCCTTCCTACGCTGCTGCCATTACTAATCAAGTAGCCCAGGGAAATCTCACTGTGGCAATCGAGGGATATGAAAAATTCTCTGGCAGTTTGTTGGGTTCCATTCATCACATGGTTCATCAACTCAGCAATAATTTGCGCGAAATCGAACAGGTGAGTAAGCAAATTGGTCAATCTTCCTACCAGATTACCAACATTGCCCAGACCATTGATAAATCTAATCAGGCCGAGCAGCAACGTTCGGGAGAAGTAACCAATGCCACAACGGAATTACGTACTGCATCGGATGCAGTCATGCGTCTGGCGGAAACTGCGCATGACCGCGCCGCGCAAAGTCAAATCAGTACTGAACGCGCCATGCGTGCGGTACAGGCGAATATTGAACAGATGCAAAGGATAATGGAAGAAGTACGTCACGCATCAACCAAAATGGAAGAACTAGATCGCGCCAGTGCGCGTATTAAGGTAATCACTACCACAATTACGACTATTACCGTGCAAACGAATTTGCTGGCTCTGAATGCGGCTATCGAGGCCGCCCGTGCTGGCGAACATGGTAGGGGCTTTTCCGTGGTCGCCGATGAAGTTCGCCAGCTCGCCCAACGTGCCGCAAATTCTACCGCTGAAATTAATGGTATTACCGGCGAACTCAACAAGCTCATTAAGGAAAATACGAATGCCATGAATGGTATTATTCAACGCACCCAGGAAGGAATGTCCCAATCACAGGATACCGGCACAGTGATTGAGGGTATTTCTAAGGATATTTCCGAAAACACCGCCACTTCGCAACGAATATCCGTTCTTAGCTCTGAGCAGATGGTCAAGCTTTCTCACCTGCAAACTCGTCTGGAAGATTTTTTTCATGCCTTGAATGAAAGCAATTCACGGGTGAGAATTACCAATATGGTTACCAGCGATCTTTATCGTGTTACAAAAAAATTATCCGAAATGCTGGAGAATTTTCATTTCGACCGTCGCTGGTTAAGCGCACCGGCATCGAATGAACATCGTAAAACTCCACGAGCTTTGAATTTTCTACTGGTTCAGATTAATGTCGAAGGTACGCGCTATGAATCCATTACCGCTGATTTTAGTCTTACTGGAATGTGCTTGCGACTGACTGATAAAGTGCTTGATAAAGGTAAAATTTTCAACATGCAATTAATGATGCCGCATGAAAATCTCAATGAGTATAAAGATCAGGTTCCATTAACCTTGAAGGGAAAAATTGTCTGGCATCGCTCCGAAAAGAACGAGCAATATTATGGAGTAGAATTTGTTGACATTACTAGGGATCAGCAAATCAAACTGCAACGCTGTTTTGAGTTTTTCAATCGCTCATCGCAATACGCCGATAACGAAACCGTGATGTCTTTTTAGTTTCTTGACTAAAAGTTATCATCAAGGAATTGGTCCGTTTTATTATTGAGGTTATTTAATAAATCATGATGGTGATCTTACGTTTTTTCCTGGCAGGATTTTTGTTGCCAATGATTATTGGTTGTACATTGGCTGCCACCCGAGGGGAATATTTCTCTTATCCTCTGTTGTTAGACGCGGAGCGACCCACACTCAAGCACGTAGGCAAATTGGAATTTCGTGGGGCGGTCGAAATCAGAGGCGCGCGACTGGGTGGATTATCGGGATTGTGGGTAGCCTTAGACGGGCGGCAATTCGTAGCGATTAGTGACCTGGGGCGGCTGGTATCCGGGCTGTTGAAATATGATACGGCCGAAAACCTGGTGGGAATTGACCAGGTAACGGTACAGCCGGTGCTTGATATCAATGGATTGCCAGTAAAAGGACGACGTCATGATTCCGAAGAAATCGCCCGCTCATGCACCGGAAGCTGGTTGATTTCCTTCGAGCAAGAACACCGTTTAGCAAACTTTCCGACGTTGAAGGCGCTGCCAGAGATGCTGCCGATCCCCTTGGGCTTGGCGGATGCGCCCGCTAATGGTGGTATTGAAGCAATGACGGTGCTACCGGACTGTCGCGTTATCCTCTTTGAAGAAGGCGATGACGACGGCCAGACGACGCGACGGGGATGGATTACCCCTTGGCCACCCGTTCGCGCCAGCGATTGGCAGACATTGAGCCTACGAGTACCCGCTCTATTCCGACCCACCAGCGCCACCGCCTCGCCAGTGGGTCTTATCCTGTTGGAACGCCAAATAACCTTACTCGGTGGTTGGAAAGCACGCATCGTCCGGGTGCCAGACACTGAACTACTTGCCGGAGCCGAGGTCATAGGCGAGGAACTGGCACGTCTAGAAATGCCGTTGCTCGTGGATAATTTTGAAGGCATCGCGGCCCGGCCCGGCCCGCACGGCGAGACCTTGATCTACCTCATCTCGGACAATAATGTTAGTCCGCTGCAAAGAACCATTCTGATGTTGCTCGCATTACCAGGCAACGATAAATGATTGAATTTTCTGATTCCATTTCCCGTCACGCATTAATTCTCCACCCAGATAATCCTCTAGCCAGCGTGGCAGTCGCGGATCTGAATCTCGCCTTGCGGATGCAAGGAATCCTTGGAGACCCACTCTTCGTTGATGCGACAGATACGCCTTCCGCTGTTGGCTGGTATGCCGCCGGTGCTCAACTATTAGAGCAGATAACCTTTCTGGGATGTTCACCGGTAATTCGTCTGGCTGCGACCCATGACGGTGACACGGACGTTTGTCGATTACGTCTGCTGCCCCCCATGGCGTATCCGATCTGGCGCGCGCCAATTGATGCGACGCCTCCCCGTTGTCCCCGCTGTCGAGCACCGGATGTCGCATGGCGTGACGCTCTTCCAACTTGGGAGGCAGATCCACTGGCTAGTCGCCACGCTTGCCCTGCCTGCGGGCATACCGCGCCTCTGCATCAATGGCGATTGCGCGAAGCGGCAGGTTTTGGGCGCAGCTTTGTCGAATTTTGGGGAATACACCCCGGTGAAGCGGTACCGGGAGAGTCATTGCTTGCCTGTTTGGCCCAATTGAGCAACGGGTCTTGGCGTTGGTTTTACTGGTCAGGTCTAATCCATTTTGGAGTCAGGCTCTAAATGTTTGTAAGAATTACGCAGTTGAATTTGTAACTCTTAGGAGTTAACCCAAGTTGCTACCTATTATGGTGGATAACCAAATAGCCCCTCTCCCTTTG containing:
- a CDS encoding conserved hypothetical protein (Evidence 4 : Unknown function but conserved in other organisms), giving the protein MIEFSDSISRHALILHPDNPLASVAVADLNLALRMQGILGDPLFVDATDTPSAVGWYAAGAQLLEQITFLGCSPVIRLAATHDGDTDVCRLRLLPPMAYPIWRAPIDATPPRCPRCRAPDVAWRDALPTWEADPLASRHACPACGHTAPLHQWRLREAAGFGRSFVEFWGIHPGEAVPGESLLACLAQLSNGSWRWFYWSGLIHFGVRL
- a CDS encoding Phytase-like domain-containing protein, with the translated sequence MMVILRFFLAGFLLPMIIGCTLAATRGEYFSYPLLLDAERPTLKHVGKLEFRGAVEIRGARLGGLSGLWVALDGRQFVAISDLGRLVSGLLKYDTAENLVGIDQVTVQPVLDINGLPVKGRRHDSEEIARSCTGSWLISFEQEHRLANFPTLKALPEMLPIPLGLADAPANGGIEAMTVLPDCRVILFEEGDDDGQTTRRGWITPWPPVRASDWQTLSLRVPALFRPTSATASPVGLILLERQITLLGGWKARIVRVPDTELLAGAEVIGEELARLEMPLLVDNFEGIAARPGPHGETLIYLISDNNVSPLQRTILMLLALPGNDK
- a CDS encoding methyl-accepting chemotaxis protein; protein product: MSEYPSEKISPMGKSISVRKMLLIFTITITLLLGIGNLIVWEKNSVALQIAENEKQQLLDALLAFKEVRYYIVQIQQFLTDASVVGEEDYSESRPQYDAAKAVIVNLNKLLPTMVDVLGDLDHSVDILYTTGIRMVKAYVYQGREAGNLIMKDPKDGFDVATANLDHYLEHLARTINTQLDAATKKKQQTVSRIFKSNAFLAILSLLIITVSNFFLARLLMRLLGGEPSYAAAITNQVAQGNLTVAIEGYEKFSGSLLGSIHHMVHQLSNNLREIEQVSKQIGQSSYQITNIAQTIDKSNQAEQQRSGEVTNATTELRTASDAVMRLAETAHDRAAQSQISTERAMRAVQANIEQMQRIMEEVRHASTKMEELDRASARIKVITTTITTITVQTNLLALNAAIEAARAGEHGRGFSVVADEVRQLAQRAANSTAEINGITGELNKLIKENTNAMNGIIQRTQEGMSQSQDTGTVIEGISKDISENTATSQRISVLSSEQMVKLSHLQTRLEDFFHALNESNSRVRITNMVTSDLYRVTKKLSEMLENFHFDRRWLSAPASNEHRKTPRALNFLLVQINVEGTRYESITADFSLTGMCLRLTDKVLDKGKIFNMQLMMPHENLNEYKDQVPLTLKGKIVWHRSEKNEQYYGVEFVDITRDQQIKLQRCFEFFNRSSQYADNETVMSF